A genomic segment from Pseudomonas sp. S09G 359 encodes:
- the azu gene encoding azurin — protein MFAKLVAVSLLTLASGQLLAAECKVTVDSTDQMSFNTKAIEIDKSCKTFTVELTHSGNLPKNVMGHNWVLSKEADMQPIATDGMAGGVDKNYLKDGDERIIAHTKLIGAGEKDSVTFDVSKLKADEKYGFFCSFPGHISMMKGTVVLK, from the coding sequence ATGTTTGCCAAACTCGTTGCTGTTTCCCTGCTGACTCTGGCGAGCGGCCAGTTGCTTGCCGCAGAGTGCAAGGTCACTGTCGACTCTACTGACCAAATGTCCTTCAACACCAAAGCGATTGAAATCGACAAGAGCTGCAAGACATTCACCGTCGAGCTGACTCACTCCGGCAACCTGCCGAAAAACGTCATGGGTCACAACTGGGTGCTGAGTAAAGAAGCCGACATGCAGCCGATTGCAACTGACGGCATGGCCGGCGGCGTGGACAAGAACTACCTGAAAGACGGCGACGAACGCATCATCGCTCACACCAAGCTCATCGGTGCGGGTGAGAAAGATTCGGTGACTTTCGACGTTTCGAAGCTGAAGGCCGATGAGAAGTACGGTTTCTTCTGCTCGTTCCCAGGCCACATCTCGATGATGAAAGGTACTGTGGTTCTGAAGTAA
- the nadE gene encoding ammonia-dependent NAD(+) synthetase → MQAVQREIAQQLKVQAPFNDQAALEAEVARRVAFIQDCLRNSGLKTLVLGISGGVDSLTAGLLAQRAMQELRASTGDEAYRFIAVRLPYETQFDEIDAQASVDFIEPDERHTVNIGPAVKALANEVAAFEGKAAVSRDFVLGNTKARMRMVAQYTIAGASGGLVIGTDHAAEAVMGFFTKFGDGACDLAPLSGLVKNQVRSIARHFGAPESLVEKVPTADLEDLSPGKPDEASHGVTYAEIDAFLHGEPVREEAFRIICETYRKTEHKRVMPFAP, encoded by the coding sequence ATGCAAGCCGTACAGCGTGAGATTGCGCAGCAGCTCAAGGTCCAAGCACCGTTCAACGACCAGGCCGCCCTTGAGGCCGAAGTGGCCCGCCGCGTAGCCTTTATTCAGGATTGCCTGCGCAATTCCGGGCTCAAGACCCTGGTGCTGGGCATCAGTGGCGGCGTCGACTCCTTGACCGCCGGCCTGTTGGCGCAACGTGCGATGCAGGAACTGCGCGCCAGCACCGGTGACGAGGCATACCGGTTTATCGCCGTGCGCCTGCCCTACGAAACCCAGTTCGACGAAATCGACGCCCAGGCCTCGGTGGACTTTATCGAACCGGACGAACGCCACACCGTGAATATCGGCCCGGCGGTAAAAGCCTTGGCCAATGAAGTGGCAGCGTTTGAAGGCAAGGCGGCGGTGTCCCGTGACTTCGTGCTGGGCAACACCAAGGCGCGCATGCGCATGGTGGCGCAATACACCATCGCCGGCGCGTCCGGTGGGCTGGTGATCGGTACCGACCATGCGGCGGAAGCGGTGATGGGCTTTTTCACCAAGTTCGGTGACGGCGCCTGCGACCTGGCCCCGTTGAGCGGGCTGGTGAAAAACCAGGTGCGTTCGATTGCGCGGCACTTTGGGGCGCCGGAGTCGTTGGTGGAGAAGGTCCCGACTGCCGACCTGGAAGACCTGTCGCCAGGCAAGCCGGACGAAGCGTCACATGGCGTGACCTATGCCGAGATCGATGCGTTCCTGCACGGTGAGCCGGTGCGTGAAGAAGCGTTCAGAATTATCTGCGAAACCTACCGCAAGACTGAGCACAAGCGGGTCATGCCGTTTGCGCCGTGA
- a CDS encoding DUF2126 domain-containing protein → MSIHVALHHVTHYRYDRAVELGPQIVRLRPAAHSRTRILSYALKVLPEQHFINWQQDPQGNYLARLVFPEKTDELRIEVDLVAEMAVFNPFDFFLEPYAEKIPFSYAADEQRELAPYLETLPLTPRFAAYLAGIDRTPLPAVDFLVGLNQRLAADIGYLIRMEPGVQTPEFTLENASGSCRDSAWLLVQLLRNLGLAARFVSGYLIQLTADVKALDGPSGTEVDFTDLHAWCEVYLPGAGWIGLDATSGLFAGEGHIPLACSPDPSSAAPISGLVEPCECEFTHEMSVERIWEAPRVTKPYTEEQWLAIQALGRQIDGDLLKDDVRLTMGGEPTFVSIDDPDGAEWNTAALGPDKRRLSAELFQRMRKHYAPKGLVHFGQGKWYPGEQLPRWSLNCFWRRDGVPIWHNSALIADEQQDYGADGVMAGRFLASVAERLKLPARFVFPAFEDNFYYLWREGALPQNVTAQDPRLSDDLERERLRKVFSQGLDTVIGQVLPLARTAANDRWQSGRWYLRDNHCRLVPGDSPLGYRLPLASQPWVTAAEYPFVHPTDPNQDQPELPTSAQLQSHGEPAPNDERVPKVDESADWLTRTALCAQAREGRLYLFMPPLERVEDYLELVAAIEATAEELHCPVLLEGYEPPFDMRLSNFRVTPDPGVIEVNVQPSATWDELVERTEFLYEEARQTRLTTEKFMIDGRHTGTGGGNHFVLGGATPKDSPFLRRPDLLRSLISYWHNHPSLSYLFSGLFIGPTSQAPRVDEARNDALYELEIAFAQIPAPGEECPPWLVDRLLRNLLIDVTGNTHRAEFCIDKLYSPDGATGRLGLLELRAFEMPPHARMSLTQQLLLRALVARFWREPYAPPKLARWGTELHDRFLLPHFIEQDFADVIVELNAAGYPLRAEWFAAHLEFRFPKVGDYAVSGIELELRQALEPWHVLGEEGAVGGTVRYVDSSLERLQVKLSGLPPQRYLLTCNGIPVPLQPTGRVGEFVAGVRYRAWQPANCLQPTIPVHAPLVFDLLDTWMQRSLGGCQYHVAHPGGRNYDSLPVNANEAESRRMARFFRLGHTPGKLSVPPVVVNDELPMTLDLRRFPHKND, encoded by the coding sequence GTGTCGATTCATGTCGCGTTGCACCACGTTACGCATTACCGCTATGACCGCGCTGTCGAACTCGGCCCGCAGATCGTGCGTTTGCGCCCGGCGGCCCACAGCCGCACGCGGATTTTGTCCTACGCGCTGAAAGTGTTGCCCGAGCAGCATTTCATCAATTGGCAGCAGGACCCCCAGGGCAATTACCTGGCGCGCCTGGTGTTCCCGGAAAAAACTGACGAACTGCGCATCGAAGTCGACCTGGTCGCTGAGATGGCGGTATTCAACCCGTTCGACTTTTTCCTCGAACCCTACGCCGAAAAAATCCCCTTCAGTTACGCTGCCGATGAGCAGCGCGAGCTGGCGCCATACCTGGAAACCCTGCCGCTGACGCCACGGTTTGCCGCCTACCTGGCCGGCATCGACCGCACGCCATTGCCGGCGGTAGATTTTCTGGTCGGCCTCAACCAACGCCTGGCGGCCGATATTGGCTACCTGATCCGTATGGAACCCGGTGTGCAAACCCCGGAATTCACCCTGGAAAACGCCTCCGGCTCCTGCCGCGATTCGGCCTGGCTGTTGGTGCAACTGCTGCGCAACCTGGGGTTGGCGGCGCGATTTGTGTCCGGTTACCTGATCCAGCTGACCGCCGACGTCAAAGCCCTCGACGGCCCGTCCGGCACCGAGGTGGACTTCACCGACCTGCACGCCTGGTGCGAGGTGTACTTGCCGGGTGCCGGTTGGATCGGCTTGGATGCCACCTCCGGTCTGTTCGCCGGTGAGGGCCATATCCCGTTGGCCTGTAGTCCCGATCCGTCTTCCGCCGCGCCGATCAGTGGATTGGTGGAGCCGTGCGAGTGTGAATTTACCCACGAAATGTCGGTAGAGCGGATCTGGGAAGCCCCTCGGGTGACCAAGCCCTACACCGAGGAGCAATGGCTGGCGATCCAGGCCCTGGGCCGACAGATCGACGGCGACCTGCTCAAGGACGACGTGCGCCTGACCATGGGCGGCGAACCCACCTTCGTGTCCATCGACGACCCCGACGGCGCCGAGTGGAACACCGCCGCGCTCGGGCCGGACAAGCGCCGGCTGTCTGCCGAGCTGTTCCAGCGCATGCGCAAACACTATGCGCCCAAGGGCCTGGTGCACTTTGGCCAGGGCAAGTGGTACCCCGGCGAGCAGCTGCCGCGCTGGTCGCTTAATTGCTTCTGGCGCCGCGACGGCGTGCCGATCTGGCACAACAGCGCGCTGATCGCCGATGAGCAACAGGACTATGGCGCCGATGGCGTAATGGCCGGGCGCTTCCTGGCCAGCGTCGCCGAGCGTTTGAAGCTGCCGGCGCGCTTTGTGTTCCCGGCGTTCGAAGACAATTTCTACTACCTGTGGCGTGAAGGCGCGCTGCCGCAAAACGTCACCGCCCAGGACCCGCGCCTGAGCGACGACCTGGAGCGCGAACGCCTGCGCAAAGTGTTCAGCCAAGGCCTGGATACCGTCATCGGCCAGGTGCTGCCGCTGGCGCGCACCGCCGCCAATGATCGCTGGCAGAGCGGGCGCTGGTACCTGCGCGATAACCACTGCCGCCTGGTGCCGGGGGATTCGCCCCTGGGCTATCGCCTGCCGCTGGCCTCGCAGCCGTGGGTGACGGCGGCGGAGTATCCGTTCGTGCACCCCACCGACCCTAACCAGGACCAACCGGAGCTGCCGACCAGCGCCCAACTGCAAAGCCACGGCGAACCCGCGCCGAACGATGAACGTGTGCCCAAGGTGGATGAATCCGCCGACTGGCTGACCCGCACCGCGCTGTGCGCCCAGGCACGGGAAGGGCGCCTGTACCTGTTTATGCCGCCCCTGGAGCGCGTCGAGGACTACCTGGAGCTGGTTGCCGCCATCGAAGCCACGGCCGAAGAACTGCACTGCCCGGTATTGCTCGAAGGCTACGAGCCGCCGTTCGATATGCGCCTGAGCAACTTCCGGGTCACGCCGGACCCAGGTGTGATCGAGGTCAACGTGCAGCCGTCCGCCACGTGGGACGAGTTGGTGGAACGCACTGAATTCCTCTATGAGGAGGCGCGGCAAACCCGCCTGACCACTGAAAAGTTCATGATCGACGGCCGCCACACCGGCACCGGCGGCGGTAACCATTTCGTGCTGGGGGGCGCCACGCCCAAGGACTCGCCGTTTCTGCGTCGCCCTGATTTGCTGCGCAGTTTGATCAGCTATTGGCATAACCATCCGTCCTTGTCCTACCTGTTTTCCGGCCTGTTTATCGGCCCGACCTCCCAGGCGCCACGGGTGGATGAAGCGCGCAACGACGCGCTGTACGAGCTGGAAATCGCCTTCGCGCAAATCCCCGCGCCCGGCGAAGAATGCCCGCCGTGGTTGGTCGACCGGCTGCTGCGTAACCTGTTGATCGACGTGACGGGCAACACCCACCGCGCCGAATTCTGCATCGACAAGCTCTACTCACCGGATGGCGCCACCGGCCGCCTGGGCCTGCTGGAATTGCGCGCGTTTGAAATGCCGCCCCATGCGCGCATGAGCCTGACCCAGCAACTGCTGCTGCGGGCGTTGGTCGCACGCTTCTGGCGTGAACCGTATGCGCCGCCGAAGCTGGCGCGCTGGGGTACCGAGCTGCACGACCGCTTCCTGTTGCCGCACTTTATCGAGCAGGATTTTGCCGACGTGATCGTTGAACTCAACGCCGCCGGCTACCCGCTGCGAGCCGAATGGTTTGCCGCGCACCTGGAGTTCCGTTTTCCCAAGGTCGGCGACTACGCGGTCAGCGGTATCGAACTGGAACTGCGCCAGGCCCTGGAACCCTGGCATGTACTGGGCGAAGAAGGCGCGGTGGGCGGCACGGTGCGTTATGTGGATTCGTCCCTGGAACGCCTGCAAGTGAAGCTCAGCGGCCTGCCGCCGCAGCGCTATCTGCTGACGTGCAACGGCATCCCGGTGCCGTTGCAACCGACCGGGCGGGTGGGCGAGTTTGTCGCTGGCGTGCGCTATCGCGCCTGGCAACCCGCCAATTGCCTGCAACCGACCATCCCGGTGCACGCGCCGCTGGTGTTCGACCTGCTGGACACCTGGATGCAACGCTCATTGGGCGGCTGCCAATACCATGTCGCGCACCCGGGCGGGCGTAACTACGACAGCTTGCCGGTGAATGCCAATGAGGCCGAGAGCCGGCGGATGGCGCGGTTTTTCCGCCTCGGCCACACGCCTGGCAAGCTGTCCGTGCCGCCAGTGGTGGTGAATGATGAATTGCCGATGACCTTGGATCTGCGGCGTTTCCCCCATAAAAATGACTAA
- the pncB gene encoding nicotinate phosphoribosyltransferase: MSESVFADRIVQNLLDTDFYKLTMMQAVLHNYPNVEVEWEFRCRNSEDLRPYLAEIRYQIERLAELSLSPDQLGFLERISFMKPDFLRFLGLFRFNLRYVQTGIENGELFIRLRGPWLHVILFEVPMLAIVSEVRNRYRYQTVILEQAREQLYRKFDWLTANASSDELSELQVADFGTRRRFSYRVQEEVVSVLKHDFPGRFVGTSNVHLAREFDMKPLGTMAHEWIMAHQQLGPRLIDSQIAALDCWVREYRGLLGIALTDCITTDAFLGDFDLYFAKLFDGLRHDSGDPVQWAEKAIAHYHKLGIEPMSKTLVFSDSLSLPKALEIFRALRGRINVSFGIGTNLTCDIPGVEPMSIVLKMTACNGQPVAKISDEAGKTHCTDPNFVAYLRHVFKVPALSSKE; the protein is encoded by the coding sequence ATGAGCGAGAGTGTGTTTGCCGATCGCATCGTGCAGAACCTGCTCGACACCGACTTCTACAAGCTGACCATGATGCAGGCGGTGCTGCACAACTATCCCAACGTGGAAGTTGAATGGGAGTTTCGTTGCCGTAACAGTGAAGACCTGCGCCCGTACCTGGCGGAGATCCGCTACCAGATCGAGCGCCTCGCCGAGCTGAGCCTGAGCCCGGATCAACTGGGTTTCCTGGAACGCATCAGCTTTATGAAGCCGGATTTCCTGCGCTTTCTCGGCCTGTTCCGCTTCAACCTGCGCTATGTGCAGACCGGCATCGAGAACGGCGAGCTGTTTATCCGCCTGCGCGGGCCGTGGCTGCATGTGATCCTGTTTGAAGTACCGATGCTGGCCATCGTCAGCGAAGTGCGTAACCGCTACCGCTACCAGACCGTGATCCTCGAACAGGCCCGCGAGCAGCTATATCGCAAGTTCGACTGGCTGACGGCAAATGCCAGCAGCGACGAGCTGTCGGAGCTGCAAGTCGCCGACTTCGGCACGCGCCGGCGCTTTTCGTACCGGGTGCAGGAAGAAGTGGTGAGCGTGCTCAAGCATGATTTCCCCGGGCGTTTTGTCGGCACCAGCAACGTGCACCTGGCGCGCGAGTTCGATATGAAGCCGCTGGGCACCATGGCCCACGAATGGATCATGGCCCACCAGCAACTCGGCCCACGGCTGATCGACAGCCAGATCGCCGCCCTCGACTGCTGGGTCCGCGAATACCGCGGCCTGCTGGGCATCGCCCTGACCGACTGCATCACCACCGACGCCTTCCTCGGCGACTTCGACTTGTACTTCGCCAAGCTGTTCGACGGCCTGCGCCACGACTCCGGTGACCCGGTGCAGTGGGCCGAAAAAGCCATCGCCCATTACCACAAGCTGGGGATCGAGCCGATGAGCAAGACCCTGGTGTTCTCCGACAGCCTGTCGCTGCCCAAGGCGCTGGAGATTTTCCGCGCGTTGCGCGGTCGCATCAATGTGAGCTTTGGCATCGGTACCAACCTGACCTGTGACATTCCAGGGGTGGAACCGATGAGCATCGTGCTTAAAATGACCGCCTGCAATGGCCAGCCCGTCGCGAAGATCTCCGATGAAGCGGGCAAGACCCACTGCACCGACCCGAATTTTGTCGCCTATTTGCGTCACGTTTTCAAAGTACCTGCCCTTTCCAGCAAGGAGTGA
- a CDS encoding LysR family transcriptional regulator yields MLNKRHLPSITALQCFEAATRHLSFTRAAEELNLTQSAVSKQVAQLEELLQHLLFRRVRRRLQMTPAGDLYLVEVRKILTQVEMSTHYLRSYGGETEVLRVSTPYTFGARWLVPRLKGWRLRHPQIHLDLCNEQEPDELLQGKADMAFYFGQGARPGTESLKLFSEELIPVCAPESLPAKPFSDPTQLSELVLLQNASRPQGWHDWFASQGYQTEHSYHGPRFDTFYMCIRAAQVGCGVALLPRFLVEEELADGKLVIPWPHAMPSQDAYYLAYPEHSAEVPKVRDFVKWMMEQVI; encoded by the coding sequence GTGCTGAACAAAAGACATTTGCCCTCGATCACTGCCCTGCAGTGTTTCGAAGCCGCCACCCGCCACCTGAGCTTCACCCGCGCCGCCGAGGAGCTGAACCTCACGCAAAGCGCGGTGAGCAAACAGGTGGCGCAGTTGGAAGAGTTGCTGCAACACCTGCTGTTTCGCCGCGTGCGTCGGCGCCTGCAGATGACCCCGGCGGGCGATTTGTACCTGGTGGAAGTGCGCAAGATCCTCACGCAGGTGGAGATGTCCACCCATTACCTGCGCTCCTACGGCGGCGAAACCGAAGTGCTGCGCGTGTCCACTCCCTACACCTTCGGCGCGCGCTGGCTGGTGCCACGTCTTAAGGGCTGGCGCCTGCGCCACCCGCAGATCCACCTGGACCTGTGCAACGAGCAGGAACCGGACGAACTGCTGCAAGGCAAGGCCGACATGGCCTTCTACTTCGGCCAGGGCGCGCGCCCGGGCACCGAAAGCCTGAAACTGTTCAGCGAAGAGTTGATCCCCGTGTGCGCCCCGGAGAGCCTGCCGGCAAAGCCGTTCAGCGACCCGACGCAACTGAGCGAACTGGTGCTGCTGCAAAACGCCTCACGGCCTCAGGGCTGGCACGACTGGTTCGCCAGCCAGGGTTACCAGACCGAGCACAGCTACCACGGGCCACGTTTCGATACCTTCTATATGTGCATTCGGGCGGCGCAGGTGGGCTGCGGCGTGGCGCTGCTGCCGCGGTTTCTGGTGGAGGAGGAGTTGGCCGACGGTAAGTTGGTGATTCCTTGGCCGCATGCGATGCCGAGCCAGGATGCTTACTATTTGGCGTATCCGGAGCATTCGGCGGAGGTGCCCAAGGTGCGGGATTTTGTGAAATGGATGATGGAGCAAGTTATTTAG
- a CDS encoding circularly permuted type 2 ATP-grasp protein, which produces MSDLLDRYPLTAGTYHELLDDSGAVRAHWQRLLDHLQRSTPAQLAQRQALLTRQIQENGVTYNVYADPKGADRPWELDLLPHVLAFDEWQHLSAGIAQRARLLNAVLADLYGPQRLIKEGLLPAELVFGHNNFLWPCQGIQPPDGAFLHLYAVDLARTPDGRWWVTADRTQAPSGAGYALENRTIVSRAFPDLYRDLQVQHLTGFFRTLQETLARQAPSDDQPPLIVLLTPGRFNESYFEHLYLARQLGYPLVEGGDLTVRDSTVFLKTLSGLRRVHAIMRRLDDDFCDPLELRTDSALGVPGLLDAVRQGNVLVANALGSGVLESPGLLGFLPKINEFLFGEELILPSIATWWCGEAPVLAEALEKLPELLIKPAFPSQSFAPVFGRDLNHEQRQALAERMRARPYAYVAQELAQLSQAPVWHTVEDHLQHRAIGMRVYAVASADGYRVLPGGLTRVAAEADAEVVSMQRGGASKDTWVLGERAAGGEQWRAQRTIGAHDLVRRDPYLPSRVVENLFWFGRYCERCDDSARWLRIVLARYVDGDDPLALQAAVELGESLRLLPEEGELPERLLAAMLGDDWPSSLRANLQRLQWAASQVRGKLSRENWQALVELQREAMELESEAPDFGELLDFLNRLVMSLAALSGFALDDMTRDEGWRFLMMGRRIERLQFLSSSLAAFLRGVAVFDQAGLEWLLELGNSSITYRSRYLAVPQLIPVLDLLLLDEQNPHAVLFQLKLVSRTLRRLNDDFGVPRETGLAPLVERLARFDLGCLENPLFGEASVRAALDGLADLLQAVADESGQVSDRLALRHFAHVDDVSQQTVSV; this is translated from the coding sequence ATGTCCGACTTGCTCGACCGTTACCCGCTGACTGCGGGCACCTATCACGAACTGCTCGATGACAGTGGCGCGGTACGTGCCCACTGGCAGCGCCTGCTGGACCACTTGCAGCGCAGCACGCCTGCGCAACTGGCCCAGCGCCAGGCGCTGCTGACCCGGCAAATCCAGGAAAACGGCGTGACCTACAACGTCTACGCCGACCCCAAGGGCGCCGATCGCCCGTGGGAATTGGACCTGTTGCCCCATGTGCTGGCTTTTGACGAGTGGCAGCACCTGTCGGCCGGTATCGCCCAGCGTGCGCGCCTGCTGAATGCCGTGCTGGCCGACCTCTACGGCCCGCAGCGCCTGATCAAGGAAGGCTTGCTGCCGGCGGAATTGGTGTTCGGGCATAACAATTTCCTCTGGCCGTGCCAGGGTATCCAGCCACCCGACGGCGCCTTCCTGCACCTGTACGCCGTGGACCTGGCGCGCACCCCGGATGGCCGCTGGTGGGTCACCGCCGACCGTACCCAGGCCCCGTCGGGCGCGGGTTACGCCTTGGAAAACCGTACCATCGTGTCGCGTGCGTTCCCGGACCTGTACCGCGACCTGCAGGTGCAGCACCTCACCGGTTTCTTCCGCACGCTCCAGGAAACCCTGGCCCGCCAGGCGCCGAGTGATGACCAGCCGCCACTGATCGTGTTGCTGACCCCTGGGCGTTTCAACGAAAGCTATTTCGAACACCTCTACCTCGCGCGCCAGCTCGGTTACCCCTTGGTCGAAGGCGGCGACCTCACCGTGCGCGACAGCACCGTGTTCCTCAAGACCCTCAGTGGCCTGCGCCGGGTACACGCGATCATGCGCCGCCTGGACGACGACTTCTGCGACCCGCTGGAGCTGCGCACCGACTCGGCCCTCGGCGTGCCGGGCCTGCTCGACGCCGTGCGCCAGGGCAATGTGCTGGTGGCCAACGCCTTGGGCAGCGGCGTGCTGGAGTCGCCGGGGCTGCTCGGCTTCCTGCCCAAGATCAATGAATTTCTGTTTGGCGAAGAACTGATCCTGCCGTCCATCGCCACCTGGTGGTGCGGTGAGGCGCCGGTACTGGCCGAGGCGCTGGAGAAGCTGCCCGAGCTGTTGATCAAACCGGCATTTCCGTCGCAAAGCTTCGCCCCGGTATTCGGCCGTGATTTGAATCACGAACAACGCCAGGCCCTGGCCGAACGCATGCGCGCGCGGCCTTACGCGTATGTCGCCCAGGAGTTGGCGCAACTGTCCCAGGCGCCGGTGTGGCACACCGTGGAAGACCACCTGCAACACCGTGCCATCGGCATGCGCGTGTATGCCGTGGCCAGCGCCGATGGCTACCGCGTGCTGCCTGGCGGCCTGACCCGTGTGGCGGCCGAGGCCGATGCCGAGGTGGTGTCGATGCAGCGCGGTGGCGCGAGCAAGGACACCTGGGTCCTCGGTGAACGTGCCGCCGGTGGCGAACAGTGGCGTGCACAGCGCACGATCGGCGCCCATGACCTGGTGCGCCGCGATCCGTATCTGCCGTCGCGTGTGGTGGAAAACCTGTTCTGGTTCGGCCGTTATTGCGAGCGCTGCGACGACAGTGCGCGCTGGCTGCGCATCGTGCTGGCGCGGTATGTCGACGGTGATGACCCGCTGGCGTTGCAGGCGGCGGTCGAGCTGGGTGAGAGCCTGCGCCTGCTGCCGGAGGAGGGCGAGTTACCCGAGCGCCTGCTCGCCGCCATGCTCGGCGATGACTGGCCGTCCAGCCTGCGCGCCAACCTGCAGCGCTTGCAGTGGGCGGCGTCCCAGGTGCGCGGCAAGTTGTCCCGCGAGAACTGGCAGGCACTGGTCGAGCTGCAACGCGAAGCCATGGAGCTGGAAAGCGAGGCGCCGGATTTTGGCGAGCTGCTGGACTTCCTCAACCGCCTGGTGATGTCGCTGGCGGCGTTGTCCGGGTTTGCCCTGGACGACATGACCCGCGACGAAGGCTGGCGCTTTCTGATGATGGGGCGGCGCATCGAGCGCCTGCAATTTCTCAGCAGCAGCCTCGCGGCGTTCCTGCGCGGCGTGGCGGTGTTCGATCAGGCCGGGTTGGAATGGTTGCTGGAGCTGGGCAACAGTAGCATCACCTATCGCTCGCGCTACCTGGCGGTGCCGCAGTTGATTCCGGTCCTCGACCTGTTGCTGCTGGATGAGCAGAACCCCCATGCGGTGCTGTTCCAGCTCAAACTGGTAAGCCGCACCCTGCGTCGCCTCAATGACGACTTCGGCGTGCCGCGGGAAACCGGTCTGGCGCCGTTGGTGGAGCGCCTGGCGCGCTTCGACCTGGGCTGCCTGGAGAACCCGTTGTTTGGCGAAGCCAGCGTGCGTGCGGCCTTGGATGGCCTGGCCGACCTGCTGCAAGCGGTCGCCGATGAGAGTGGGCAAGTGTCGGATCGCCTGGCGTTGCGCCACTTTGCCCATGTGGATGATGTCAGCCAGCAAACGGTGTCGGTGTAA
- a CDS encoding transglutaminase family protein: MSVRYQIFHDTHYHYDSPVSLAQQLAHLWPRPCAWQRCTWQQLDISPEPTARRDELDVFGNPITRLAFERPHDELLVNAGLTVEVLARPVLDFQHSPAWDQTRDSLTYSSQPLSLEIIEACRYRFESPYVHLKKTFVEFSESCFPPSRPLLLGVQALMEKIFSEFTFDAEATQVATPLVEVLERRRGVCQDFAHLMLACLRSRGLAARYISGYLLTQPPPGQPRLIGADASHAWVSVYCPVSGWVDFDPTNNVQPALEHITLAWGRDFSDVSPLRGVILGGGSHDPEVRVTVMPLE, translated from the coding sequence ATGAGCGTGCGCTATCAGATCTTTCACGATACCCATTACCACTACGACAGCCCGGTGTCGCTGGCCCAACAGCTGGCGCATTTATGGCCGCGGCCGTGCGCCTGGCAGCGCTGCACCTGGCAGCAGCTGGACATCAGCCCCGAGCCCACGGCGCGCCGCGATGAGCTGGACGTGTTCGGCAACCCGATCACACGCCTGGCGTTCGAGCGGCCCCACGATGAGTTGCTGGTGAATGCCGGGCTGACCGTGGAAGTGCTGGCGCGGCCGGTGCTGGATTTCCAGCACTCGCCGGCCTGGGACCAGACCCGTGACAGCCTGACCTACAGCAGCCAGCCGCTGTCACTGGAGATTATCGAAGCCTGCCGCTACCGTTTCGAATCGCCCTACGTGCACCTGAAAAAAACCTTCGTCGAGTTTTCCGAGAGCTGCTTCCCGCCGAGCCGTCCGTTGCTGTTGGGCGTGCAGGCCTTGATGGAAAAGATTTTCAGCGAATTCACCTTTGATGCCGAAGCCACCCAGGTCGCCACGCCTCTGGTTGAGGTGCTGGAGCGCAGGCGCGGTGTGTGCCAGGACTTCGCCCACCTGATGCTCGCGTGCCTGCGCTCGCGGGGCCTGGCGGCGCGGTATATCAGCGGCTACCTGTTGACCCAGCCGCCACCCGGCCAGCCACGGCTGATCGGCGCCGATGCGTCCCACGCGTGGGTGTCGGTGTATTGCCCGGTGTCCGGTTGGGTGGATTTTGATCCGACGAACAATGTGCAGCCGGCACTGGAGCACATCACCTTGGCCTGGGGCCGGGACTTTTCCGATGTGTCGCCGTTGCGGGGGGTGATTCTGGGGGGCGGGAGCCATGACCCGGAGGTGCGGGTAACGGTGATGCCGCTGGAATGA